One Porphyromonas pogonae genomic region harbors:
- a CDS encoding DUF1896 family protein, with amino-acid sequence MKTTKKELSYYRLRLEAYLKDYHPHRLSDERFITARSDASAKAYEESFLSGASPDEANATALEVLFEGLHFSEYFFIEQILDNEFSDEVPAELTQKLSLLLLKNDTVKATIAKYSLDDKLDEKPEYSLLYTELTGVIQLVIENNSLLKSLKA; translated from the coding sequence ATGAAAACAACAAAAAAAGAATTGTCTTATTACCGACTAAGATTAGAAGCTTATTTGAAAGATTATCATCCGCACCGATTATCGGATGAAAGGTTTATCACAGCTCGTTCAGATGCTTCGGCAAAGGCTTATGAAGAAAGTTTCCTATCGGGTGCATCGCCCGATGAAGCTAATGCAACAGCCTTGGAAGTGCTGTTTGAAGGATTGCATTTTTCTGAATACTTTTTTATCGAACAAATTCTCGACAACGAATTTTCCGATGAAGTTCCTGCTGAACTTACTCAGAAATTAAGCTTATTACTATTAAAAAATGATACAGTAAAAGCAACTATTGCTAAATACAGCCTCGACGACAAATTAGATGAAAAGCCGGAATACAGCCTGCTTTACACCGAACTTACAGGTGTGATACAACTCGTTATCGAAAACAACAGTCTTCTGAAAAGCCTGAAAGCATAA
- a CDS encoding PcfK-like family protein, with amino-acid sequence MKTTEHFKNTIGTYLRDRAETDKLFAVSFSNPDKNINDCCTYILNWVKQSGCNGFADEEIYSLAVHYYDEKDIEIGNPINCQVVVNHTVELTAEEKEQARQNAIKRVENEVYNRMTISRKRQNVQAQPCVQKSLFDL; translated from the coding sequence ATGAAAACAACAGAACATTTCAAAAACACCATAGGAACCTATCTGAGAGATAGAGCCGAAACGGACAAGCTGTTTGCCGTATCTTTTAGTAATCCCGACAAGAATATCAACGATTGTTGTACCTACATTCTTAATTGGGTAAAACAGAGCGGATGCAATGGTTTTGCCGATGAAGAAATTTACTCGTTGGCAGTGCATTATTATGACGAAAAAGATATTGAAATCGGCAATCCAATCAACTGTCAAGTGGTCGTAAATCACACTGTTGAATTGACTGCCGAAGAAAAGGAACAAGCACGTCAAAACGCAATCAAACGAGTTGAAAATGAAGTTTACAATCGTATGACTATAAGCAGGAAACGTCAGAATGTACAAGCTCAACCGTGCGTTCAAAAAAGCCTTTTTGACCTATGA
- a CDS encoding PcfJ domain-containing protein, whose protein sequence is MKPKTKLQKQVAEQSKRLAPITQRQKDWAFQNCFDLQARRLKSGKLTCLECGHSWKGGHVLAESICGCTCPNCGTELKVINSQKQTFKYAEYFGMITVCGGFQVLRYFFLEKHCQVGNPARLFCREVVQHWITPSGKCEIMARSRNMSIFYYDVWNWTSELEIRREHHSQHISPVAVYLHKRYIPEVKRNGFKGNFHRLSPRTLFCNILSDSRMETLLKAEQYDLLRHFSVRRSQSLDDYWASIKICIRNKYTVTDVSLWCDYVDLLRFFGKDVQNAKFVCPIDLKAEHDRWMKKKKAWQERQKREEERKRLLKNEQAYQELKAKFIGLEFSEGSLYIRVLKDVNEFYEEGNALKHCVFTNEYFLKPDTLVFTAQINGKRIETVEVSLETLKVIQSRGVCNVNTEYHEQIISLVNRNAHLIRKRMTA, encoded by the coding sequence ATGAAACCTAAAACAAAACTTCAAAAGCAAGTCGCCGAACAAAGTAAGCGACTTGCACCAATTACCCAAAGACAGAAAGATTGGGCATTTCAAAACTGTTTTGACCTGCAAGCCCGACGACTGAAAAGCGGCAAGCTAACCTGTTTGGAATGCGGACACTCGTGGAAAGGTGGACACGTTTTAGCAGAGAGCATTTGCGGTTGCACGTGTCCGAATTGCGGAACAGAGTTAAAGGTAATCAATAGCCAAAAACAGACTTTTAAGTATGCCGAGTACTTTGGAATGATAACCGTTTGCGGTGGCTTTCAAGTCTTGCGTTATTTCTTTTTAGAGAAACATTGTCAAGTAGGTAATCCGGCACGTCTGTTTTGTCGCGAAGTGGTGCAACATTGGATAACACCAAGCGGAAAATGTGAGATAATGGCACGGTCGAGAAATATGAGTATATTTTATTACGATGTTTGGAATTGGACGTCAGAACTTGAAATACGCCGTGAACATCATTCACAACATATTTCGCCCGTAGCAGTTTATCTACATAAACGTTATATTCCCGAAGTGAAACGCAACGGATTTAAAGGAAATTTTCATCGCTTATCGCCCCGAACACTGTTTTGCAACATCCTTTCGGATAGTCGAATGGAAACCTTATTGAAAGCGGAACAATACGATTTATTACGTCACTTTTCGGTTAGACGTTCACAAAGCCTTGATGATTATTGGGCAAGTATTAAGATTTGCATCCGTAATAAGTACACAGTAACTGATGTATCACTTTGGTGCGACTATGTGGATTTGTTGCGATTTTTCGGGAAAGATGTGCAGAACGCAAAATTTGTATGTCCGATTGATTTAAAAGCCGAACACGACCGTTGGATGAAAAAGAAAAAGGCGTGGCAAGAACGCCAAAAGCGTGAAGAAGAGCGAAAACGCTTGTTGAAAAATGAACAAGCGTATCAAGAACTGAAAGCAAAATTTATCGGATTGGAATTTTCGGAAGGTAGTTTGTACATTCGTGTTTTGAAAGATGTAAACGAGTTTTACGAAGAAGGAAACGCCCTTAAACATTGCGTATTTACGAACGAATACTTTTTGAAACCCGACACACTTGTTTTTACTGCACAAATAAACGGCAAACGAATTGAAACGGTGGAAGTTTCGTTAGAAACCTTGAAAGTTATTCAATCACGTGGCGTTTGCAACGTAAATACCGAATATCACGAACAAATTATTTCACTTGTAAATCGTAACGCACACCTTATCCGAAAGCGGATGACGGCTTGA
- a CDS encoding DUF3872 domain-containing protein, with translation MKQKLLKDIWVVGVLLIAGFCLSACDSKLDIQQAYEFDIRTMPVRKDIKQNETVEVRCTLIETGNFADNRYTIRYFQSEGYGELQLGKDGDVFLPNDRYPLPDKEFRLYYTSRSDDSQQFEVVVEDSFGNERKLEFQFNAKDEDKRE, from the coding sequence ATAAAACAGAAATTACTTAAAGATATTTGGGTAGTGGGAGTGCTACTCATTGCCGGGTTTTGTCTATCTGCTTGTGATAGTAAATTGGATATTCAACAGGCTTACGAATTCGATATTCGCACGATGCCGGTGCGTAAAGACATCAAACAAAACGAAACTGTCGAAGTTAGATGCACCTTAATCGAAACAGGGAACTTTGCCGATAATCGTTATACCATTCGTTATTTCCAAAGTGAAGGATACGGCGAGTTGCAATTAGGAAAAGATGGAGATGTTTTTCTGCCTAATGACCGCTATCCATTACCGGATAAAGAGTTCCGATTGTACTACACTTCACGCTCAGACGATAGTCAGCAGTTTGAAGTGGTTGTGGAAGATAGTTTCGGAAATGAAAGGAAGTTGGAGTTTCAGTTTAATGCAAAAGATGAAGATAAAAGGGAGTGA
- a CDS encoding conjugal transfer protein TraO yields MRRILLFFVMTVAIVTASHAQRLIPGQRGLQLSAGVPITESKLFENGNFNLEMAMTINHKRANQWLFGLEYAKKHFAYREMQIPSETVVFEGGYLLNLFSDAGKNVLLNTGITAVTGYETVNRNEKLLSDGATLLTRDRFVYGGAYHLALDVFVIDNLVLFVKGKCNVLWGSDVEMFRPSLQTGIRLIL; encoded by the coding sequence ATGAGACGGATACTTTTATTTTTCGTGATGACGGTGGCGATAGTTACTGCATCACACGCTCAACGGCTTATTCCCGGACAACGTGGATTGCAATTATCCGCAGGTGTTCCGATTACGGAAAGCAAGCTGTTTGAAAACGGTAATTTCAATTTGGAAATGGCGATGACGATTAATCACAAACGAGCTAATCAATGGTTGTTTGGATTGGAATATGCGAAAAAGCATTTTGCTTATCGTGAAATGCAAATCCCTTCCGAAACGGTTGTTTTTGAAGGCGGTTATCTCTTAAATCTCTTTTCCGATGCAGGAAAGAACGTATTGCTCAATACCGGAATTACTGCCGTTACAGGTTATGAAACGGTTAATCGAAATGAAAAGCTTTTGTCCGACGGTGCAACACTATTGACACGAGACCGATTTGTTTACGGCGGTGCTTATCACTTGGCATTAGATGTGTTTGTAATCGACAATCTTGTGCTTTTCGTAAAAGGGAAATGCAATGTGTTGTGGGGAAGTGATGTGGAGATGTTCAGACCTTCTTTGCAAACGGGGATAAGGCTTATTTTATAG
- the traN gene encoding conjugative transposon protein TraN, with protein sequence MKQLFLSTILLAGSFLANAQIGSGDLYQGMSRSIPNGRVVLPYGLQITFEKTVHLIFPAQIRYVDLGSSNIIAGKAEDADNVLRVKAAVRDFETETNLSVICDDGSYYSFNVKYAEEPERLNIEMQDFLHSGTNNLPTNKADIYFKELGNQSPVLVKLIMKTIWQNNRSEIKHIGSKKFGIQFLLRGLYSHNGLLYFHLQMKNQSEMPYNIDFITFKVVDKKIAKRTAIQEQVLQPLRAYNDVIRIGGLQTQRSIFTLEQFTLPDDKVLEVTLFEQNGGRHQTFIVENEDLIRAKNIDNLKLKF encoded by the coding sequence ATTAAACAACTATTTTTATCTACCATTTTATTGGCAGGAAGTTTTCTTGCTAACGCCCAAATCGGCTCGGGCGACCTGTATCAAGGTATGAGCCGTTCCATTCCTAACGGAAGAGTAGTGTTGCCTTACGGCTTGCAAATCACGTTCGAGAAAACCGTTCATCTGATTTTTCCCGCTCAAATCCGTTACGTTGATTTGGGAAGCAGTAACATTATTGCAGGGAAAGCGGAAGATGCCGACAACGTACTTCGCGTAAAGGCTGCCGTGCGTGATTTTGAAACGGAAACCAATCTTTCGGTTATTTGTGATGACGGTAGTTATTACAGTTTCAATGTAAAATATGCCGAAGAACCGGAACGCCTGAATATCGAAATGCAGGATTTTTTGCATTCGGGTACGAACAATTTGCCCACCAACAAAGCCGATATTTATTTCAAGGAATTGGGTAATCAATCGCCCGTGTTGGTCAAGCTGATAATGAAAACCATTTGGCAAAACAACCGCAGTGAAATCAAACATATCGGCTCGAAAAAGTTCGGTATTCAGTTTCTGTTACGTGGACTGTATTCGCACAACGGACTTCTGTACTTTCACTTACAAATGAAAAACCAAAGTGAAATGCCGTACAACATCGACTTTATCACGTTTAAGGTGGTCGATAAAAAAATAGCCAAACGTACCGCCATTCAAGAACAAGTTCTACAACCATTGAGAGCCTATAACGATGTTATCCGTATCGGCGGATTGCAAACACAACGTTCGATATTTACATTGGAACAGTTCACTTTGCCGGATGATAAAGTATTGGAAGTAACGCTCTTTGAACAAAACGGCGGTCGCCATCAGACCTTTATCGTAGAGAACGAAGATTTAATCCGTGCGAAAAACATCGATAACTTAAAACTGAAATTCTGA
- the traM gene encoding conjugative transposon protein TraM, which translates to MKNEKEQSQEILPPEQTAHSTQEEQENSGKQDKPDKRDIVKQLSPQDKEKLKKAIVFSAMGILFVLFMWLVFKPSSDEKKKAEEQIGLNDDIPQASNLDLPDDKLKAYTLGTDEEKEKNQQGMIGSLYDYFDRESENRNEALSAYKTDNDDPMLKSVNQYQETTRMLQAFNEPPAHDPEKEELWREVTELRDKLIELEESKNEEDDHIALMEKSYQLAAKYMPQNQQTATTNPFETAVEREMDEPLPNAHTKAEAKTKEPTFTVLPEMKNVVSSLYQEVPDSVFMAEQLQERNRYFFSGTNNINEGLDKNTLKVSVHETITIKDGEAVRLRLLETARVANLHLPKNKLLTAIAKIQGNRLTLSVTSIEQQGRIIGVNLSAYDMDGQQGIFIPNHEEMNAVKEVVAGMGQSAGTSFTFNSSAGQQLAADAGKGVMQGASQYINKKMREVKVTLKSGHLLYLTDNK; encoded by the coding sequence ATGAAAAATGAAAAAGAACAAAGTCAAGAAATCCTTCCACCGGAACAGACCGCTCATTCGACGCAAGAAGAACAAGAAAACAGCGGAAAACAAGACAAACCCGACAAAAGAGACATCGTTAAACAATTGTCGCCACAAGATAAAGAGAAACTAAAAAAGGCAATTGTTTTCAGTGCAATGGGTATTCTTTTCGTTCTGTTTATGTGGCTTGTTTTTAAGCCGTCATCGGATGAAAAGAAAAAAGCGGAAGAGCAAATCGGATTGAACGACGATATTCCGCAAGCATCCAATCTCGACTTACCCGACGATAAACTGAAAGCCTATACACTTGGTACAGACGAAGAAAAAGAGAAAAATCAACAAGGAATGATTGGCAGTTTGTACGATTATTTCGACCGTGAAAGCGAAAACAGGAACGAAGCTTTATCGGCATACAAAACCGACAACGACGACCCTATGTTAAAATCGGTCAATCAATATCAAGAAACTACCCGGATGTTGCAAGCATTTAACGAGCCGCCTGCTCACGACCCTGAAAAGGAAGAGTTATGGCGAGAAGTAACGGAACTTCGTGACAAGCTTATCGAGTTGGAAGAGAGTAAAAATGAAGAAGACGACCACATCGCTTTAATGGAAAAGTCGTATCAGTTGGCTGCCAAATATATGCCGCAAAATCAGCAAACGGCAACAACAAATCCTTTTGAAACTGCCGTTGAGCGAGAAATGGACGAGCCGTTGCCTAATGCTCACACCAAAGCGGAAGCCAAAACCAAAGAGCCGACATTTACCGTACTGCCCGAAATGAAAAACGTGGTTTCGTCACTTTATCAAGAAGTACCGGACAGCGTGTTTATGGCTGAACAATTACAAGAGCGTAATCGCTATTTCTTTTCCGGTACGAATAATATCAATGAAGGCTTGGATAAAAACACGCTGAAAGTATCGGTTCATGAAACGATAACCATAAAAGACGGCGAAGCTGTTCGTTTACGTCTGTTGGAAACGGCACGGGTAGCCAATCTGCACCTTCCGAAAAACAAACTCTTGACCGCCATTGCCAAAATACAAGGTAATCGCTTAACCCTTTCCGTAACAAGCATTGAGCAACAAGGGCGAATTATCGGCGTCAATCTCTCGGCGTATGATATGGACGGACAGCAGGGTATCTTTATTCCCAATCACGAAGAGATGAACGCCGTGAAGGAAGTCGTTGCCGGAATGGGACAATCGGCAGGAACGAGTTTCACGTTTAATTCATCCGCAGGACAACAATTGGCTGCCGATGCAGGAAAGGGTGTAATGCAGGGTGCATCGCAATACATTAACAAAAAAATGCGGGAAGTAAAAGTAACGCTTAAAAGCGGACATTTGCTTTATCTAACAGACAATAAATAA
- the traK gene encoding conjugative transposon protein TraK, giving the protein MEFKSLKNIETSFKQIRLYALIFVVLCLCVCGYALYQSYSFAEKQREKVYVLDNGKSLILALSQNAEANRPVEAREHIRRFHELFFTVAPDKNAIESNMKRAFMLADKSAYNYYKDLMEKGYFTRIISGNINQRIEIDSIVCNFESYPYRAKTFARQYIIRQSNITERSLITDCELINSVRSDNNPQGFTLERFVVLQNQDIQTIKR; this is encoded by the coding sequence ATGGAATTCAAATCATTAAAAAACATCGAAACATCCTTCAAGCAGATACGCTTGTACGCATTGATTTTTGTTGTTCTCTGCTTGTGTGTCTGCGGATACGCACTCTATCAATCATACAGCTTTGCCGAAAAACAACGAGAAAAAGTATATGTGTTGGACAACGGAAAATCGTTGATATTGGCACTTTCACAAAATGCGGAAGCCAATCGTCCGGTAGAAGCAAGGGAACACATAAGACGTTTTCACGAACTCTTTTTTACCGTTGCACCCGACAAAAATGCCATTGAAAGCAATATGAAACGTGCCTTTATGCTTGCCGACAAGTCTGCATACAATTACTATAAAGATTTAATGGAAAAAGGGTATTTCACACGAATAATTTCGGGAAATATCAATCAACGCATCGAAATAGACAGCATCGTGTGCAACTTCGAGAGCTATCCTTACAGAGCAAAAACATTTGCTCGGCAATACATTATTCGTCAAAGCAACATCACGGAACGTTCGCTTATAACCGATTGCGAACTGATTAATTCGGTGCGCTCCGACAATAATCCGCAAGGGTTTACCTTGGAACGTTTCGTTGTATTGCAAAATCAAGACATTCAAACCATAAAGCGATGA